tatattaaatcaaGCGACGACTTCTAAAAATCGGGACAGTGATCGACTGTTCAACACCTAAACGCCACATAGGCAGTCCTAGACGATATAGTTTAGAACACTATTtaatatgataaaataatagatctgttctttgtgttttaattgtggtgatgacaTTATTATACATCTACTTTGTCAACCAAAGACAGATTATATAAGGTCTTAgacattattaaattaaataatataaaagtatATAAGatattaaagataaaatttgaacaatttatATATCTTTTTTGTATAATTACTACTATATGATTATTGTGATGCATTTGcatttgaaaataaaacatttgctCCAAATTTTGAAAGCATTGATAAAAACATTGAAGGGAAGAAAATGTTACTCACTCGGAGCAAAATATATTTAgtaataaaatacatattttccGTAACAAGCGCACAATGGAAAAGGCAGCTATACATCGCTATAATGCGCCGCTTCTGCGTGACAAAAATATCGCAACATCGAGTTCCCATTCCCAGAATCCCCGTAACCACCCATCATCCAACAAGGTAACAGAAATGGGAAGCACTGGAATCCTCATATCCAATCCACACCTGACCAACAAATTCATTTGTTTCCAATGCTTAAATTCCAGCACCCCATCAAAAAATATATTGCCCATAAAAAAAAGAAGACCCAGAGTTCTGGGCTTTTCATGTAAGAATCATTTCAAGAAATTCGAAAAAATAGTTTGCTCTGCTGTTGAAGATGTTGCTGAGCAGCAGCGAGAAAGTGGCAGTGACAGTGTTAATGGAGCTGGCTCAGCCGTTGAAGATAGACCTGGTATATTGAATCCTCTTGTTAATGTTTAtgttcgataaaacaaaaaggtttcatttttttagtttttttttggtGAATTTCTTGATTTGGGTATTTTATGATTGCCTTTTTTATATATGTGGATTGGTTTTTAATTGCGGATAGCTAAATAGTTCACTGGTGAAATTGCTAGTGTGCTGCTAGTTTTGAATATGCCGTATTCCTTACTGCCTGTGGTTTAAAGTTAAAGCTAGTGACCGTCTCTAAGAAATGGAACTTGTGTTCAATTCAAATTTAGTAAACTATACACCTGTGGTTTTTAGGAACTGCCATCTTTATCTGATTGCTAGATTGATTCAATTTCCTGCTTTACATGGCATGATTTTATGAGCGTGATGTGTATTCTGTTGCTCCAACTCAGTGGATTTAATATCTCAGAactttaaaagtcctcgatggTCATACTCCCTTAATTCTGAGAAAGATTTCGTCCTCATGATTGTTGAGCATAGAATTTAGTCACTGTCTCATGGGGAATAAATAGAAAGACTATGGGCCACTTTGTTTTGGAATCATCTAAACTGGTCTGAAGTTAATGTCGATTATCTTAATAACATGTATGTTGAACTTATTGTTTTTTCACTTTTATGAGTAGGGCTCACCGTTACCTTTTGTGTGCACTGGGGAGGGGTTGGGTGTTTTAATTTGAATGCCCGTCTGTATACATCTTAAATGTACTGTATTTGAAAGCATTTGCTGCTATACAAATGTAGTGTTTTATTTGCTGATTGGAATAATAAGTTTTattctttcctttgttttttgttgttgtCTTATTGTTGTTGATGATGTAGCTTTATTAAACACTTGTTATTGGAATTTGTATATCTGTGCTCTTCCCATCATGTGATTAATTGCTCATCTTTACCCTAATTATGTTTCTCATCCCTCTAGCATTATTatgattataatttttttaattagatGTCATGTATGAAGTTGACGTGCAGGATGTTTTCACATTCTCTTTGATTCTGATTCGTAAATGTAATCTAAGTCAGGGTAAAAGAATATAAGTGAAGATTATATGAAATATCTTTTGCCACCATTGCAGATTCTATTGACGAAGCTAGTGATAATCCTTTTCTGAACAACAAGTCAGATGATGAAGGAAATTCTATTTACAATTTTCTTTATCCTAATAAAGAGCTACTCCCTGATGATAAAGAAATGAGCATATATGACCATTTAGACGAACTTAGACAGAGAGTCTTTACGTCAGTTTTGGCTGTTGGAGCTGCTATTGTCGGTTGTTTCACAGTTTCAAAGGATCTCATTATGTTTCTCGAAGCTCCAGTTAAATCACAAGGTGTTCGTTTTTTACAATTGGCACCGGGAGAATTTTTCTTCACATCTCTGAAGGTTATGGCCCATCTTTTTTTCCCCATTCCTTGTTTTAGTTCTTGGATCAGCACTTACTTCTTTTTACACCTCTAACGGATACTAGTTGacgtttttatttatttagtgaagtTCGTTTAAATTCCTATCAAATGAAACTTCTGCTAATGTGTGggtgtgtattttctataataggAATCTCGTGTTCGTTGAATTTGTACTTAAAGCTCCATTTTATTTCACTGATTTTGTTAATCAAAATTTCTACACTTAAAGAAACCTTAGTTTCTAGCCATCCTCCGAAATAGGTTTATCTGTGGGTATTGCGATGTAGGACTAAATGTAATACTCTTAGATAATACTGACATGTAGGATTTTGTTTGCAAGTTTTTGATAACTGAATCTTGACTTGGGTGCAATTTAATTGTCCTCTGGCATGTTTTAATATCCAACACTGCTACCCGGCTAACCTCGGCCATAGTTGATAGTGATTAGATATTCATCCATTCCGAAttgtatttttttgttttccttTTGTGACACACACTTCCTTATGGTCTGTTGGGTTATATTGCTGTTAAAGTGTGTATGATAGCCTGTAAAGTCAAAGTATTGATGACTGAATCACATACCATTT
The Primulina tabacum isolate GXHZ01 chromosome 9, ASM2559414v2, whole genome shotgun sequence DNA segment above includes these coding regions:
- the LOC142555366 gene encoding sec-independent protein translocase protein TATC, chloroplastic-like, producing MEKAAIHRYNAPLLRDKNIATSSSHSQNPRNHPSSNKVTEMGSTGILISNPHLTNKFICFQCLNSSTPSKNILPIKKRRPRVLGFSCKNHFKKFEKIVCSAVEDVAEQQRESGSDSVNGAGSAVEDRPDSIDEASDNPFLNNKSDDEGNSIYNFLYPNKELLPDDKEMSIYDHLDELRQRVFTSVLAVGAAIVGCFTVSKDLIMFLEAPVKSQGVRFLQLAPGEFFFTSLKVSGYCGLLLGSPVIIYEIIAFVVPGLTRAERRFLGPIVLGSSILFYSGIVFSYYVLTPAALTFFVNYAEGVVESLWSIDQYFEFILVLMFSTGLSFQVPVIQLLLGQLGLVSSEQMLSIWRYVVVGSVIAAAILTPSTDPLTQMLLAGPLMGLYLGGASLVKLLGR